The following proteins are encoded in a genomic region of Gossypium hirsutum isolate 1008001.06 chromosome D05, Gossypium_hirsutum_v2.1, whole genome shotgun sequence:
- the LOC121217246 gene encoding disease resistance protein At4g27190 — MKADQLDYVCCFHDNVEKLREKKRELADARVRLLHKIEDAKNRLLQIENDVQNLQSRVDETLSDMGTLEEEIQLNRRCLNWCPNWSWRYQLSKKTMKKIQDISELLDKFGQLGPVGYPAPTTLPTIDFLCSKEFVFSKSSETAFYQIIEALKDENINMIGLWGMGGVGKTTLAHEVGSQAQKLNLFDKVVITVVSQKPNFKIIQDQIAQYIGFDMKNEQGRRSEQELWLRLKNEPRILIVLDDIWESINLKEKIGIPIGDDHKGCKVLLTTRRHQVCQAMDCQNLVQLGCLNDDEAWTLFEKKAGLDDFSDDSIKILANQIVKKCEGLPIAIVPLGSALKGKTHHEWQAAYRRLKDRRLTEIEDVNEENAYVCLEASFDYLKNMETKTCFLLCSLFPEDDEIYVENLVGYAWGMELYKGMDSIKDVRSEVLASIETLKNSGLLLDCGERHVKMHDVVRQFALWIASSRKDFSYGTVEILPMDESFKHYKAISIETDQTDELPKGVGFPDLKLLLHGGNRFVETSSEFFEGMKALQFHMNLRTLYLIDCKLSDISMLGKLKTLHILSLSRSDITELPTEAGDLENLRLLDLSYCYELRRITPNLIRRLSNLEELYLHGCSSLKWATENSTKRESYSSLSELNLLPKLVVISLDISSERFLDGFVFRRLWSFDVCIGIKREWRFQKMDLETCSISRSLRINMSVDACKQLFEDVEYLELGDVEGHPNLIPSLDLGFRKLTSLDLRQCHSM, encoded by the exons atgaaG GCAGATCAACTTGATTATGTCTGTTGCTTTCATGACAATGTTGAAAAGCTCCGAGAGAAAAAGCGTGAACTTGCAGATGCACGAGTTCGTCTACTACATAAGATTGAGGATGCTAAAAATCGGCTTCTACAAATTGAAAATGATGTACAGAACTTGCAATCAAGGGTAGACGAAACACTGTCGGATATGGGAACTCTGGAGGAGGAAATCCAACTGAATAGGAGGTGTCTCAATTGGTGCCCTAATTGGAGTTGGAGAtatcaattaagcaagaaaacaatgaaGAAAATCCAGGATATCTCTGAGCTTTTGGACAAATTTGGTCAACTTGGACCAGTCGGTTACCCTGCTCCTACTACCCTTCCCACTATAGATTTCCTATGTTCTAAGGAATTTGTGTTTTCGAAATCTTCAGAGACTGCATTCTATCAAATCATTGAAGCCTTAAAAGATGAGAATATCAACATGATTGGGTTGTGGGGGATGGGAGGGGTGGGCAAGACCACCCTGGCTCATGAAGTTGGAAGTCAAGCTCAAAAACTGAATTTGTTTGACAAAGTTGTGATTACGGTTGTGTCTCAAAAGCCAAATTTTAAGATAATTCAAGATCAAATTGCACAATACATAGGCTTTGATATGAAGAATGAACAAGGAAGAAGATCCGAGCAAGAATTATGGTTACGGCTGAAGAATGAACCGAGGATTCTTATCGTCCTTGATGATATTTGGGAATCTATCAACTTAAAGGAGAAGATAGGAATTCCAATTGGGGATGATCATAAAGGCTGCAAAGTTCTTTTAACAACACGCCGTCATCAAGTATGTCAAGCTATGGATTGTCAAAACCTGGTACAACTTGGCTGTTTGAATGATGATGAAGCTTGGACTCTGTTTGAAAAGAAAGCAGGTCTAGATGACTTTTCTGATGATTCTATTAAAATCCTAGCAAATCAAATTGTCAAAAAATGTGAGGGTTTGCCTATAGCTATAGTTCCGCTGGGAAGTGCCTTGAAAGGTAAAACCCATCATGAGTGGCAAGCTGCATACCGGAGACTCAAAGATCGTAGATTGACTGAAATTGAGGATGTTAATGAAGAAAATGCCTATGTATGTCTTGAGGCGAGCTTCGACTACTTGAAGAATATGGAGACCAAGACATGTTTCTTGTTGTGCTCTTTATTTCCTGAAGATGATGAGATTTATGTGGAGAACTTGGTAGGATATGCATGGGGAATGGAGTTGTATAAAGGCATGGACTCAATTAAAGATGTTAGAAGTGAAGTGCTTGCATCAATTGAGACCCTCAAGAACTCCGGTTTGTTGCTAGATTGCGGAGAAAGGCATGTCAAAATGCATGATGTGGTTCGCCAATTTGCTTTGTGGATAGCATCTTCAAGAAAGGATTTTTCTTATGGGACTGTTGAAATACTCCCGATGGATGAAAGTTTCAAGCATTACAAAGCAATCTCCATCGAAACTGATCAAACGGATGAACTTCCTAAAGGAGTGGGTTTTCCAGACCTCAAACTTCTTTTACATGGTGGCAATCGTTTCGTGGAAACTTCAAGCGAATTCTTTGAGGGTATGAAGGCATTACAA TTTCATATGAACCTTCGGACTTTGTATTTGATTGATTGTAAACTCTCTGACATCTCAATGCTTGGGAAGCTGAAGACACTTCATATTCTCTCTTTAAGTCGATCTGATATCACTGAATTGCCGACTGAAGCTGGTGATTTGGAAAATCTAAGACTGTTGGATTTATCGTATTGCTATGAACTACGAAGAATCACTCCTAATTTAATACGAAGATTGTCCAATTTAGAAGAACTATACTTGCATGGTTGTAGTTCATTAAAATGGGCGactgagaattcaactaaaagggaAAGCTATTCCAGCCTATCAGAGTTGAATTTATTGCCAAAGTTGGTTGTAATATCATTGGATATTTCTTCGGAACGTTTTCTAGATGGCTTTGTGTTTCGTAGATTATGGAGCTTTGATGTTTGCATTGGCATAAAAAGAGAATGGCGGTTCCAAAAGATGGACCTTGAAACTTGTTCAATCTCAAGATCTTTGAGAATCAATATGTCTGTAGATGCATGCAAGCAACTATTTGAAGATGTAGAATATCTTGAATTGGGTGATGTGGAGGGTCACCCAAACCTTATTCCGAGCTTGGACTTGGGATTTAGAAAGTTGACTTCTCTAGATCTTCGACAGTGCCACTCTATGTAA